One genomic region from Sulfurovum riftiae encodes:
- a CDS encoding HpcH/HpaI aldolase/citrate lyase family protein, whose translation MIFESLENIPKTFGSKKKVPCSHTRRRSNMMLNPLNLKHLNRMDENPADMITLNLEDAIAPSRKKEALQNIALFLSYMEHSDSFIIVRTNPLNEGGAEEIAFLNDFGFDAVRVAKVKNQTEIAQALTLLADDKELHISLETKEAFEKLSTLRIDERLTTANLGILDLLASLGLPQSIVALGNPTVDYILSRFLIDAKTAGIHPISFMFQEYNDTETFREWCEHEKEMGFESKACMGPKQVKIANEVFKINEYEIDKAQHIKTVFEENAARDINGFMDEKYGFIDEPIYRDALLLLQQVNTLTSESTQRSEM comes from the coding sequence ATGATATTTGAAAGCCTTGAAAACATTCCCAAAACCTTTGGAAGCAAGAAGAAAGTCCCCTGCAGCCATACACGCAGACGATCGAACATGATGCTCAACCCCCTCAACCTCAAACACCTCAACCGTATGGATGAGAACCCTGCCGATATGATCACCCTCAATCTCGAGGATGCCATCGCTCCCAGCCGGAAGAAAGAGGCACTACAGAACATCGCACTTTTCCTTTCGTATATGGAACACAGCGACAGTTTCATCATCGTACGGACCAACCCTCTCAATGAAGGCGGAGCCGAAGAGATAGCCTTTCTGAACGACTTCGGCTTCGATGCCGTACGTGTTGCCAAAGTGAAGAACCAGACAGAGATCGCACAGGCACTCACCCTACTCGCTGACGACAAGGAGCTACATATCTCTCTGGAGACCAAAGAGGCATTTGAAAAGCTGAGTACCCTGCGTATCGACGAGCGGCTCACGACCGCCAACCTCGGTATACTCGACCTGCTCGCTTCTCTGGGACTGCCCCAGTCCATCGTGGCACTCGGCAATCCGACCGTCGACTACATCCTCTCCAGATTCCTCATCGATGCGAAGACGGCAGGCATACACCCCATCTCTTTCATGTTCCAGGAGTACAACGACACCGAGACCTTCAGGGAATGGTGCGAACATGAGAAGGAGATGGGCTTTGAAAGCAAGGCATGTATGGGACCCAAACAGGTCAAGATCGCCAATGAGGTATTTAAAATTAATGAATATGAAATCGACAAGGCACAGCACATCAAAACGGTTTTCGAGGAAAATGCCGCCAGAGACATCAATGGCTTCATGGATGAGAAATACGGCTTCATAGATGAACCGATCTATCGGGATGCACTGTTATTACTCCAGCAGGTAAATACCTTAACTTCTGAGAGCACGCAAAGGAGTGAGATGTGA